The Deinococcus malanensis DNA segment GAAGGCAGGCGGACGGCAGCACTGGAAGTGGGCACAGGCGTCACAGCCACGCCGGGCAGGGAGACCCCAGTTGACGAGCCGGTGCGGCCGTCAGCCCCAGGAATGACGGGGGTGGGCAGGGCGCCGCCGCTGACAGCTGCAGAGGGAACACTCACATTGCCGCGCGAGCCGGGGATAGGGGTGACAGCTACCGGGCCGGAGCCGAGCGTGCTGCCCGCTGCATTGCTGCCGCTCGTGCCTGCCGAACCACTGGTTGTGGAAGGCGGATTAAACGCCAGGCTGCCAGAAGGCTGCGCAGCACTGTCCTGCGCAGCGGGGGCAGACGTAATGGCCGGCGTGCTGCCAGCACCAGTGCTGCCCGTGCCGGTGTTGTCGCGGGGGTCCAGGCGCAGGGGCCGGAAGGGGTTGCTGCTCGGCAGCGATGCCAGCGCGGTGTCCGGATTGATGCCCTTGGGCGCAGCCGGCACATCGGCCTCGGCGCTGTCGTCAGGCTTGACAGGAAATGGCGGGATGACTTCCACGTCCACTGGACCGTCCGGGGTGACACCCAGCGGAGTGTCGCTGGACGTGTCGGCTCCGGCTTGGGGGGCAGTCGGAGCGCCGCCCTCTGCGGTTTCGCCGCTGGTGCCTTCCGTGGTGGCGCCGCCTTCTGCCGGTGGCGTGGTGCTGGTCGTGGTGCTTTCCGTGGCGGTCACCGCCGACTCGCCTGCACTGCGGTTGCTGGTCCACACGTACCACAGACCGATCAATGCGACCATCAGCAGCAGCAACAGCAGCAGCTTCATTTCGCGGGAGAGTTTCACGGGCGGGCGCGCGGTCACTGGGTGCCTCCTGAGGTGCCGCCGGCAGGCGGGCTGGCGGGGGCTGGCGCCGGTGCGGCAGGCGGGGCGCCAGGGGTATCGCCGGTTGCGCCGGGGGTGGCCTGTGTGGGGTCAAAGGTGTAGACGGTCAGGCCCATGGTGCCTTCCAGGCTGGGGTTGAAGCTGTCGGCCTGGGGCAGCTGCAGGGCCACCGTGTTGACGTTGGTAAAGCGGCCCATGGTTTCCAGGGCGCGCAGGGTTTGGAACAGTTCAGCGAACGTCCCGCTGACGCTCAGATTCAGGCCGATGGGGCGCACTCCGGCAGGCAGACCAGCGGCGTTGCCACTCTGGACGCTGAAGGTGGACATCTCGGCTCCGGTCGCGGCGGTGGTGCGGCGGACCTCGTCAAGGACGGTGCCGAAATTGGCAGTGTTGGGAAGCGCACGCACGAACTCGGCCTGCTCGACCTTCAGCCGTTCGACGGTCTTACGCAGTTCCGGAAGCTGCGCCGACGCCGAACGCAGCTGGGTCACGCGGGTTTGGGCCGTATCCAGGTCGGTACGCAGCAGACTGATCTCCTGCTGGCGCGGCTGGAAGCGGAAGGTGTACCACATGGCGATCACGGCCAGAGCAAGCCCCAGCATGATCAGGAACAGGTTGCGGGGAGCAAGCTTACTGAACACCGCTGGTGCCTCCTGGGCTGGTCGGGGCGGCGGGCGCCGCAGTGGGCGTGGTGGTTCCGCTGGTGCCCGCTGCGGGGGTAGGAGTGGCTGCAGGGGGCTTGCCGACGATACCGACCGTGGCCGCGAAGGTGTACTGGCCCCCTTCTTCCTCACGCTGCAGGTTTCTGAAATTGACGCCGAAGTTGGGGTTGTTCTCGAAGGTATTCAGGAAATTCACCACCGCCTGCTGGCTGCTGGCCGTGCCGGACAGCTCGAACTCGCGCACGACGTTCTTGCCGACATACACG contains these protein-coding regions:
- a CDS encoding type 4a pilus biogenesis protein PilO, which codes for MFSKLAPRNLFLIMLGLALAVIAMWYTFRFQPRQQEISLLRTDLDTAQTRVTQLRSASAQLPELRKTVERLKVEQAEFVRALPNTANFGTVLDEVRRTTAATGAEMSTFSVQSGNAAGLPAGVRPIGLNLSVSGTFAELFQTLRALETMGRFTNVNTVALQLPQADSFNPSLEGTMGLTVYTFDPTQATPGATGDTPGAPPAAPAPAPASPPAGGTSGGTQ